The window AAAAGGCATCACCTTTGTGATTGCAGCAGTCAAAGCAGTCTTCCCGTGATCTACATGCCCAATTGTGGTTTACTGCAACAAATAACACAActattacaaaaagaaaaacagagaaaagtCATGATCCATATCTCTTTAACCAATTTCAAATcaatgaaatgaaaaaaaaatagaaagaaactCAATTTCGAGTAAAAGTGGCCATTGATCTCCACAGAGAACCTCTGAAACTTGAAGAAGGAGAGAGATCGAGAAGCCATTGTCGTTTGCAGAAAGAGAAGacgagaaagaagaaaaaaaaatgcctcATTATTTAGTTTGCTGACACGTGGGTTGAAAACCCCCTTTGTAATCGGTTACAGAAATCCTATATTAAGGATCGAtaacaacaatttttttgagttttgatttaattaaatgctTCAATATTTTTAGAAACCCTCTTAAAAGCCCCCGTTAATGGTGCTCTAAGTAACCTTATGTATTGTGGAATTATTATAGTGAACTGTGAAAACGACCAATTAAATAAACATCATTACCAAAACATGaactacttttattttattttttttaaacatgtttTATGGTGAACACTTAATGGTGACCAAAAAATATGGTGAACACTTAATTAATGATAAAGATTTCCTATCACAGTTAAAGTGAGTTATATTCCTAAACTAAGATCGAAACCACTTCAGCTATTAATGTGATCTTCAACTTCTTGGACAAGTGATCAGTTATATTCTTAAATTACCAACACTAAAGTGATAACAGACTAATTTGCTCAGAGATATATTGTTAGTTCACATCAGTAAGTAAAACAAAATACTCATCTAGTTTTAACGAATATAATTTGTTGGTTAAACTTAAAAAGGAATAGAATCCAAAGAGTTGGTGTGCAAAGGGTAAAAAGACAAATAAGAGCTGAGAGTAAAAGCAGTCAAAAACAGAGTGGTTTAGTGACAGTGAGGCAAAGCTTCTTACACATCCATGTCTCAGATCATATGCTCTAAAACCTTCCCACGTTCTTTCACATGCATGCTCTtccatttttttgtttctatttctttatatattattattctaTATATAGTAATGTGTTTTATTTCCTCGATTTTCTGTTGTCTTTACAGAAAAGTGTTGGGTTTGCCTATAATTGGTATAGGATCCAAGACTAGAACCAATCTTCTTCGCTTTTTTTCCTTCTCATGTGTATCGATTAATAAGTTTTTTCCGaaatgataatattattataaatttaaaaacccGATAAACGAGAATACAATCTCGATTTCAACCAAAATTTATCTAGATTCAAATATCATAAACGAGCTTCGCATCAGCCACCGCTCGTCTATTCCATAATCCTCAGATAGCCAATTCCCGTTCTCAAACATTGTCGATAGCCCCGTAAAATGTGGGCTTAACCTTGTTTCCTCGGATGTCGGTGTTCTTGACACGAGTAGAACCAATCTTTGATACACCGTTGCTACTCCGGAAAGCTAAATTGTCATTCTTTCAACCAATTTTGAACTTCACTCCGGCAATGGTATAACACTATCTCATACCGGTTGAgctatacattttatttattatacaatcaaataaattatttatatatatgaacagCTGTTCTCATTAGTTGTGAGAATGGAGGTCGTTCATTTGATTATTCTCTTGAAACCTTTTTGATTTTAttgaaatcaaatcaaattacATGGTACAAGTATTATAGTTTATCGTTTCTTAATCCATAAAATAGTTATGACTTTGTCCCTTGTATATATGTCGCTAGGTTTACAGACAGCATATTAATAGTTAACTAGTATTTTGCAAGATTTAAGAacgttatcttttttttttttgatcaaaataaGAACgttatcttttatattttgatagtACAAGTAAAAGTTGGAATATACAGTATGTTGTCTAGCTATCATTTAATGATGCAATGACCTCTAAGTTTCGGTCTATGTGAACATTTGGATCATATATTATTAGCTTTTTAAAAGTGTTTAGTACAAAGTAAAAACTACTTTGTTAAAAGGTTCAAATTCAAAACATGAGAGTGGTAACTTTTAATAGAGGTGGTCATGGAGTAACTATTGGGGATTTTGGTGGTATCCATGATCCACCGTTTAATTCGGATTGAATCAACTttaatgaatattttgctcaattCTAACTTTTAACACTATTGGAATATTTATGATGATGTTATAACAAATGTCCAAGATTATTTGTGATTCGAGCACATGCTATCTGTAAGTACGTATCAAAAACTAACGACAATGTGTATTATGATCCAAActatatattctaaatttttcCAAGTCAGTGAAATactaaatgttcaaaaaaagagagaaaagaagtcAGTGAAATACATCATTGTTCTTGTAAATGTGAATATATTGTATAAATGCGTATGTCCACTAACCAATTCGATGTTATATCCCTTTTTAGTAGCAAAAGGTTCACAAACcactatttaaataataatccTACCACCCAAGATTCAAAATGTCAAATGCTAACACCCAAAGTATTTAAAATgtcagatgaaaaaaaaaatcaacagaaGCGCTAAAATATTAGACTTTATCCGTGACTTTTTCctaactttataaaaaacatATGTTTCTAACTTTTTACCAAAAGATAAGAAAAGGGCATATCTTATAAGCGAAGGGATTGCGAATTTTGGAACATGATGTGCCCACTACAAAAGGATAACAATCATGAATCATATATTTCAATTCAACAATCCTACTTGTCAAATACTGAAAACACTAATAAATATACATTACATAAATTACttatactaattataaaaaagtgagaaatgaaaagaagGAAAACGTAGACAGTTGTGatctgaaaaaacaaaaaaaaggtcATTAATTTAACCAAAAGCAGAAAGTTAGTCCCCGAAAATTGAAAGAAGGTCAAAATGGACCCTTACCTTCATTTTCAAGAACTCATCCCCACAGCATTCAATTAAAtacaccaaaataaatattctagGATTTAATGAAGGTTTAAGAAGTAAGTATCTTTCATTAAATATGACACGGTTTTCAATGGAAGCATGTGTTAAACCAATTGCACAAACTATTTGTATATGAAATTGCTAAAACCATGAAAATGAGATTTTAGAGTGTGAATTGTCATAAATGTGGCCGTGTGTGTGGACTCGACTCTAGAGGGGTCATCTTACTCTTTCATTATTTGCCAAACAAGTAGGATATGTTCACATTATTAACTTATTGAATTAATGATAAATTCAATTCCAAAAACACCAAAATGTTCATATTATCTTGATGAATGTGAAACCTTATTTGATTTATTCTCTCgactcttttcttcttttgttcacATTATATTCTTCACTTTCTTCTACAAGTGGATGGGATCATGGCAGAGAAAGCAGATAAGAAAAAGcaaaaaagaaaccaaacatATCTCCATAGATTGAAAAGAAAGATGAACAATATCAAGATTCGTCGTTAGACAATTGATTTAACACACTTAATGGTAGAAGTAAAAGCAGCAGGCAATTCTCCTTCTCTTGCCTTCACCTTACTCAAAATATTGAAGGTGAGAATTAAAGAAAAACCCAAACTGAAAACCAAATCCAAACCATTATCATGTGActagtgaaaaaaaaagaagaagatccaTTTGGATCCAGTTTGAACCATGTCTTCCGTTATGCTAATAAACCTGATTCCTAATCCGATGAAGCTTGCTAAAAAGGGTTAGCTTGAGTTACCGGCATATAAACACATTGCATCTAATCTTTCTCCATCTTTAGAATCATCATCAGCTAATGCTACCTTCAAGAGTAGTTTTAGTCATAAGCTTTAGACATCAACCTAGCGGTTAGCTTCAAAGCTCCCATTCTCCAATGCTGCAACTTTAGCCCTGTGAGCAGCAGACAACACGACAGCATTATTGCTCTTCCCTCTTTCCGCTTGTGGGTACTCGGTTCCAGAACCGGTCTTTAAATCAGCCGGCGGTATAAAGCAATCCAGAGACAAACCAGGAACATTAAACGCAACTTCCTCAATGGTCCAGCTCTCTTCCATCTTAGTCCTCGTGTGGCTCATCGCCTCTTCCCCAAACCTAAAAAGCGTCACAACCGAGTGTCCTGAGTGAGCGATCATGATCCCTTCCACCTGGCGGTAATCGTCAAGAGACGAGTTGTAAGTTGTCTCCCAGAAAACAGTATCTCCACCGTTGGATTGGATCCTGGTCAGATGCGAGTCCTCAATGTGAACCAAGAGTCCAGTTTTCTGACTAAAGTAGCCGGAAAGGACGTGTCTGATAATCTCAGCTGGTCCTTCACTCCTCGCCTTGAGCGTTTCAGGGTCAGTGCATAGCTTGAGAATGAAGCAATCTTCACCGTTCACATTCTTTTCTCCTATACACTTCGCCTCCGCAAACATGGCAGCAGTAGTCCTCGGATCAAGCCCCTGATTCATtcacaaaacacacacactaaGGATCGTTCTCTTGAATCTCTCGACCTAACTTAAGTTCCAAGAAAAGTGTGGATCTTTTACCTGAAGCCCTCGGCGGAGAGGCCTAACGGGTCCTTTAGCAGAGTGAGAACCAAGCCAAGGAGTGTGTCTCCAGACAAGCTTCCCGTTACATCCAGCACGAACTTTATTACCACCAACAGAGAGCTCAACGTACCACATGTCCGGATCCATCTGCCATAGAACGAACCCTCCACTCTCAGCCTTTGACGGGTTCCGGTTCGTAACGGTTCTCGAAGCAGTCTCGAGCTCTGAAGTGATCATCTTGAGTTTCCCCATAGCATAAGCGTTCTTGACGGAGCTCTGAAGCTTCTGTCCGCCAGAAGAAGCAGTGTACTGTTGGAGAATGTACTGAGCAGACGATGTCTCCTGCAAAGTAAAAAAAACGAAACGATGACGTCACTCTTTCACCAAAACGAAGACCCTCTGAGAGAAATAGAGGCTTACGATTGGAGTGTTTTTGATGCTGAGATGAGGCAAAGGATCGGAGGAAGAGACGTGAATGGGAGCGAGAGGAGCTCCCATCACTCCTAAAAGAAGCCTCAGATCATTTCTCCGACAAACGGCTGTCGCGGCGACGGAAGGAGCGCGTGAAAGCTGTCCCTTGACCCAGTGGCCTAGACCCGACCCGAGCCGTTTCGAGTCTCCTACGTtcccttctcctcctcctcctactcCTCCTTCTTCGTCTGGATCGGGACCTTCCATCACAGGTCTCAAGCTTCCGGATCTCCCGATTGAAAGCTCCGGCTGAGACAGACAGTACCCGCCGCCGGAGGAGTTCTTCTTCCCCCAGGAGAGAGCTTTCATCGGGGAGCTAGACCGAGCGGGGCTAACTGAGCGAGACCTTGCCCTTGAACGTGACGGAGAGAGACCTCTGAGAGCAGAGAAAAATCCTTGCTTTTTCTCCATTTTTCGAAACCTCTGCTTCTTAAGCTTAAGAGCACACACACTTAAGAGCACTCGGAGAAgagaaagttttgatttttttttttttccagtccTCGCAAGTGACCCGGAGAAAGAGAGAGTCTGTTTAATTTTAAgaacggagagagagagaggggaaaGCGAGAAGACAGAGATCTCCGGGTGTGTTAAATGACTATTTTGCCCTCTGTTTGTTAGCGGAATCTCCAGTTGGGAAAGGCCACGCGCTCCCTGATGATACACGCGCAGAGGATATATTCTTTCCAACCTGGCTACGCATGAGAGACACGTGGACGGAGAGAGATTGCGAGTTCTCTGGTTTGACCGTACTCGCAGTAGTGTTGGAGTTTTGTGAGGTTCGTTCCCGCCGTTAAGGGTAGTGGTGGATGATGATCTTTTGATTCTGGATTTCTGaagtaaaattgtttttttagaccaaaaaaataagGACATTGTCCCATTAGACTAATTTCAAATTTGGtccatttttttctataataccctttttatttataaaaataaaccaaataaatagttttacaaaccaaaaaaattaggAAAAATAGGAATTGCATTGTAAATATCTATACCAATTTagaggtgtttttttttttgttctaaaaatgtttaaataaaaatttcaaattttgttcTACGGACTGTAGAATGTACATTCTACaaagtagaaaatgaaatctaCATTTTTCATTAGATCTACAATGGTTAGAATATGTCTTCCACGTTTTTCAATAAATCTACTAAAGTTAGAATACATAATCTACGGAAATAACagtaatctaaaaatatttagaatacacattccgcgcttatcGTGCAATTCTAAAATATGTAGAAGCTACAATCTACACATTACATAAAATCTAAAAGCCGTAGAAATCGTTTTTTTAACGGTTAACTATATTCTACACATAGTAGAATGCAGATTCTACGGATAAGTATAAACAGTTCCGAATATATAGGATGtagatttttgaaaatatttgaaaatattttgtttctatttttttaaaatcgatTTTTTGCACAAAAAAACACGTGGCTACGTCTTCTTCAAACACGTATCTGCCCCTTCAATAACCCCTTGACATTTCACAAAGAATTCTCAAAGTGTCTTCCATGATTCATATCTATGCATGGGGTATGGGAATTGGTTTTGTCTATTTGGTTTTATTAGGCCAAACAAGAGACAGTTGAGAAAGTGTCTAAGATCGTCAAGAAGCAGCTATCACTCAAAGACGATCAAAGGGTCGTTGCAGAAACCAAATTCACCGATCTTGGAGCTGATTCTATCGACACGGCAATTCATCGAACATTCTCTTATGTGAATACATAACTTGTTGAGTTTTTTTCAAATACTGATTAactgagtgttttttttttgcaggtttagatAGTGATGGGCTTAGAGGAAGAGTTTCACATCGAAATGGCTGAAGAAAAATCACAGAAGATTCAGTGGAAGAAGCTGCTGAGCTCGTGCAAGCCAAGAAGTAATTTAGTATAAGAGATCCGACTATCTGAGGCTTTCTGTTTGTTGTTTTCATAATCTTTCtgtcattttcttttaatatgtcaaGTCAAGCGACTCTTTGTTAATACTGTATGCCATAGATCTCTCTATTTGTCGACTGAAACTTTTGGTTACACATGAAGCCTTGttcttttcatttcttaaaTCGAAATGTCAAATGGGAGATTAGGCAAAATGCgtgcaagagagagagagatagaagtTACTTATATCACTCATGTATAGGGAGTCTTGTATTAATACATACATAAGTGAAAGAGTAGGCCCTAAGATGACAATTTGTAAACAATCCTTTTCACATTGTATATACAGGTTCTTATTATTCCCAATCGGGGTCAAAGAATCCAGCATCCTTCATCTCTGAATAGTAGACATTCTCCATGTTCAGATCTTCCTCCTGCATCAAAACCAGCACCAAATCATTTGAACATTGCAACAATCACATGCCTAGAGGGATGCTTTGGTGTAAACGAGTTAAGAAACATTTTGGGATAAACATGAAGGGACATGAGTGTAAACGAGTTAAGAAACTGTCCTAAGCTACAGAAGGTGGGATTAACAGAGATCAAATACAGTTCAACAACATAAAAGAAGACACAACATTGTGAAAAATCTAATCTTTAAACAATCCCGAAAGGTAACAAGAACACATACATAATAATCAAGAAACAAGACACAACAAAGCTAACAGAGACAAAACAAGAACACAAACACATAAAAAAACACCTACATTCTCAAATCGATTCACAAGAACCCAAGAACATATACATAAACACTAATCTATATGCTTTTTACAGAGACTAACCACGATCAAAACACATgcaaagaagaataaaaacaaaatttcataccatgaaaacaaaatttcataccatgaaaaaaaaacaaagctttTGACTTATCAATGATATAAACCGGAGAAGAACGATGTGGATGTAGATTCCGACCGACGGAGGAGGCGATGTTGGATGGCTCCGAGCTCGACGAGACAAAGGAGACGCGAAGGTGATATGGAAGAGACGACGCCATCGAGAAGAAGAGGAATTAGGTTTTGATGATTTGGGAATTTcccattttctatttttttgtaacgtataataaataataaactaaattaATTTGTTACCTTTAATAAGTTAATTTAAGGTTATAATAGGCAATTACGAAAATATTAGCCTAATGAGACAATTATATTATGGGATTAGTCTAATGGGACAATGTCcctatttttttgctctaaaaaaacaattttccctttTTTCTTTAACAGTCGCATTAAGAAAAAACGTTGCAGCGGTAAATTAGGGATATGTTTgttactttttcttttaataaactGCATAAATTCGCTTTGTACTCCTCGTCTTACAATGTTTATCTGACCAAAAATGAATTCGCAAATTCTTTCTTCTGTACTGTTCTTAAAACATTTCTATAAGTGTTTCTTGCCAGAAATTGTTGGTCTCTTCTGATGGTTGGTATAGTAACTGTTTACTGTCAATGctttataaatttcatttttatgggtttgaaaatttattgtttAAAACGCCAAAAAGTATTCTAATTTGCATAAATTTGTTACATGTACGTCTTAAAAAGCAtacaatatacaaaaaaatcgtTTAAACCACATAGACGACCAGTTTTATGCATGTAAATTTGGCTGTGACTCACTGTACTTTTAAGGTGATCATATACTTTTAAGGTGATCATTCATCTTAAAGTTCCAAAATAGATCATTGATCTCGATTAGTATTGTAATATCATAAGATGCAGTCTCCTATATGTGGTCACTCGAGTCATTTTGTCTTGGCTTAATTCAGAATACACGAATCATGGCAAAGTATACacatctttatttttatttctcagCTGTTGAACAGTACACCAGTTGCAAATGGAACAAAAATTATAATCAAGTatgacattttattttatatttatgacaTATATTCGCTACACACAAGAGGATATTTgaagaatttatttattttgctattggatatatatattattatgtgaGTACTGTGTTTCTTCAAGAGAAAGGAACAAAAAAGAGGTCATAGGAGAGGGTTTCTTCTTTATCCGACAGAGAGAACAACCATTTCTGTGTGTTTTCATTGGCCAATTGCGTAAAGATAGCAACTCTTCCTCTTATATATGTCTcgattaaaattatataatttatttcacaATCTACACTTTCGTTCTGTAAATGTAGTAATGATTGTATACACTCCTCACGTCGACATGCTTAGGGTATAGTGTGAATATAAGCTAGCTTATTGTACACTTCAATACCAAAGCTTTCTCTTATTAAAGCTTCAATATCAACATTAAAGTTATGACTTATGAGTTTGATGTACAGTTAATATCTCCAAAGctattaattttgtttgtatTGAAGTATCTTTGGGTTAGGTTTACAATATGTGCATAATGCCATAACCTCTACTTTTATAATGGGATAACAACAAACACTTAAATTTAAATGTAGAGAATATCTATAGGAAAAATGAATGAGTGCTAGTATTATTTTTGTGAATAGTCAATTAATTGTAGGGTCTCCAACATCCATCCtgattcttttaaaattttgcagGAATGATTCCATTCAAGTTCATTAATTCAtaagtttcaaaaagaaaaaaaaaggttcatTAATTCATGTGTGCTTTGGGTTACGTAATCTGTTTGATATCTCGTAGAGTTTTTACTTGTACAAGTGGAGTATCTCGTATAGTTATTAACAAGGTTTTCATTTCTTCCCGGACTAAATCATTAGTAATAAACACAACCAAGAGATAATTATGTAGGAACTAATTTCGAGCTTATAtatatctcattctcatcccaTGTGATGCGAACTTTGTAGTCTTCTAGGTTAAACGTCCGTAATATTATTCTTGATTAATTAATTCATTGTTTTTTTACTatctaaatgattgattttgaTAGTTACCAGTTTggtcactatttttttttgtcaaagatcAGTTTGTTACTGTTAAATAGGACTTCGAGTCATGCATCCACTCAACGCTAGAACTCCACCTCGGTCCTAACCACAGCTGAACCGATTGATGGTACCAGTACATTATGGTTCACTTGTGAAGGATGTATATATTCTTAACCAAAAAATACACTAATAAACTATACTAACACACTAATAAACTATTGATACAATCTCAATGTTTGTACGATTAAACATTACAGACTTGGTTGTCTAAGAATCAATACAGATCGATGTCATAGTATATATTTGTATTCGTTTCAACTTTTAAGCATATGTTTATTTTTCATAGTGCAACTTGttctatagaaatattgtatgTTTCATTAGCTGTacgagtatatatatatatatatatatatatatatatataaaaacgtataactaaaattaacaaataaatgataataaacgTGTAAAAATgcgggatttttgcaaaattgacctacaacttaaagtcaaacacaaaactaacctcccttttttttgaaaattggttttgccctattcaccccacaagttcaaataatttacgaaaatgccatcaatttttttttttctttttttttcgaaaatgacatttttactctctcaccctcatcatcttcaagtaattacaagattgccattgtcatcaataccacaaccaccatgaacaaccaatttgaagctcttaatgctcccaaaatcgatttacccttcttctttttccattcttgtgaactaaacacaacatatctctcactttctctcaacaatgagctaaaaaaacccaagattttgattctaaaatttttatggttcatagagtcatagaagctaacgattatgggtgggtgactttcgtttgtgattctgtgggcttggagaagccttatgtatgctaaggaacttatctcaccaatttaaggtatgacatcgagtttttttccagatctgttcgtcagacgacttacttgggaagtcgtctggctgtagacgacttacctttcagtcgtctggctgtagacgacttacctggaagtcgtctggtcaacgcagaggttatttttgcaattgactttgaaatctgtaacctgagacgactgaaagttaagtcgtctactattgtttggtttcaaaaaaaattccaaagaacctagacgacttacatttcagtcgtcataggttagttttgcatttgactagataatttcagaagtttgacttccccagacgacttacatttcagtcgtctggcaaaaattaaaataataatattttttaaaagtagacgacttaaagttaagtcgtcataggttagttttgcaattgaaaaaaaaacttcaagatttaattatacacagacgacttataattcagtcgtccaccagacgacttaattgtaagtcgtccaggacttttttccgagattctggtcaaacctcgtaaatcctggacgacttacatttcagtcgtctcgtggacgactgaattataagtcgtctgtatataattaaatcttgaagttttttttttcaattgcaaaactaacctatgacgacttaactttaagtcgtctacttttaaaaaaatattattattttaattttcactagacgactgaaatgtaagtcgtccaaaaagtcaaacttctgaaataatccagtcaaatgcaaaactaacctctgacgactgaaatgtaagtcgtctagcttatttggagtttttttttaaccaaacaatagtagacgacttaactttcagtcgtccgaaataacagatttcaaagtcaattgcaaaaataacctctgcgttgaccagacgacatatagtttagtcgtctagacaacttagattgaagtcgtccgcgtcttctccactagtttttaagtcttctacattagtttttgaataacttgtatttttaagagtgataagtaacttcaagatatgtaaaactcatatttacaaaatatgttctcttccttagttttactaaatttgactaagtttttcaatgcaaacttataaaaaatatgatatgctttgactagttactattgtttgtttccatctcttaccaacattcttgtttattatgatgagaaaaaggccattggagtttattattgcatatgagagatccaaagataagaaaaaggctactgaagtctattatttcattgatttgtaaatgtgtaaacacattgttagcacatttaatacatcttggaaaacattattactgattttacaaaaaattcacaactaaaagagtatacatgcaattcacaaaacagaccacaaacaaaactattatagatcattcatctacaaagacaagcttggattccacttgagtagacaagaccagacaacttttaagaagtccagacgacttctaagaagtccagacgacttccaggaagttcagacgactttgccagaagacttttaggaagttcagacgacttccagacgactttacaggaagtccagacgacttttagaaagtccagacgacttccagacgacttccagacgactaacaagtaagtcgtcccagaagtcttccagatctgaaaaacctgcattttaaatccagatctgaaaaacctgcatattcaaaaacgttcaaatggcttaaaaacagaaaaaatgaatggaagattagataaatctacctttacagaacacacaaaaatacatatcaaaaaataattgatctacctttaaattagtggaagatgagtaccatctaattaaaaacctgcaaaaaaaaaatagattagtaacaaagacatgagacaaaattgaaaaattcatataaagtttggtgttttcaagtcaaagagattatagtgggtttggagagttttagtttgggaaaaaagtaagaactttatacaacaagaagttaccaaatgaagaaaaatcagacataagaacttaccaaaacgctcagaaaaatccagacaacttcctagaagtccagacgacttcctagaagtccagacgacttcctggaagtccagacgacttcctggaagtccagacgacttcgtgga is drawn from Brassica rapa cultivar Chiifu-401-42 chromosome A05, CAAS_Brap_v3.01, whole genome shotgun sequence and contains these coding sequences:
- the LOC103869445 gene encoding uncharacterized protein LOC103869445; translation: MEKKQGFFSALRGLSPSRSRARSRSVSPARSSSPMKALSWGKKNSSGGGYCLSQPELSIGRSGSLRPVMEGPDPDEEGGVGGGGEGNVGDSKRLGSGLGHWVKGQLSRAPSVAATAVCRRNDLRLLLGVMGAPLAPIHVSSSDPLPHLSIKNTPIETSSAQYILQQYTASSGGQKLQSSVKNAYAMGKLKMITSELETASRTVTNRNPSKAESGGFVLWQMDPDMWYVELSVGGNKVRAGCNGKLVWRHTPWLGSHSAKGPVRPLRRGLQGLDPRTTAAMFAEAKCIGEKNVNGEDCFILKLCTDPETLKARSEGPAEIIRHVLSGYFSQKTGLLVHIEDSHLTRIQSNGGDTVFWETTYNSSLDDYRQVEGIMIAHSGHSVVTLFRFGEEAMSHTRTKMEESWTIEEVAFNVPGLSLDCFIPPADLKTGSGTEYPQAERGKSNNAVVLSAAHRAKVAALENGSFEANR